A DNA window from Sphingomonas profundi contains the following coding sequences:
- a CDS encoding putative bifunctional diguanylate cyclase/phosphodiesterase, translated as MSHPTRNGSRAPAARAAAPVRAARRDLLTGGITVAAILIFAATGSRALTAFVALLGGSGGGIDAMLASAVLLNIALMLFGWRRYRDLSVEVVERAAAEDRARTLAANDPLTGLLNRRSLAEGVASLLGRAEQRGKTVAMLMIDLDHFKTVNDLHGHATGDALLRAVAIAIEELLPPNAQIARLGGDEFACAFLYDAVRPGTVDIVAERIVARLAIPFEAGGVRAHITGSLGIARSDQDCTTGEALMRRADIAMYAAKKAGRNRLDWFDPAMERELHARNAIEAGLRAGIPKGEIVPYYEQQIDLVTGRINGFEVLARWEHPTRGLIPPDMFIPVAEDAGLIGDLSLSVMRQAFEEARGWDQELTLSVNISPAQLKDPWLAQKIVKLLVETGYPPQRLEIEITETSLFENLGLAQSIVGSLKNQGIRLALDDFGTGYSSLAHLRALPFDRIKIDKSFVMSMVDNSESAAIVNAITKLGDSLGLPITAEGIEDGAIAERLKAIGCHKGQGYHYGHPIPITQVRKLLADRSLLPSGRAVAAEPARTLRRTG; from the coding sequence ATGAGCCATCCCACCAGAAACGGATCGCGCGCGCCCGCGGCACGCGCCGCCGCACCCGTGCGCGCCGCCCGCCGCGACCTGCTGACCGGCGGCATCACCGTGGCCGCGATCCTGATCTTCGCCGCCACCGGCAGCCGCGCCCTCACCGCCTTCGTGGCGCTGCTCGGCGGCAGCGGCGGCGGCATCGATGCGATGCTGGCCAGCGCGGTGCTGCTCAACATCGCGCTGATGCTGTTCGGCTGGCGCCGCTACCGCGACCTCTCGGTCGAGGTGGTCGAGCGCGCCGCAGCGGAGGATCGCGCCCGCACGCTGGCCGCCAACGATCCGCTCACCGGCCTGCTCAACCGCCGCTCGCTGGCGGAAGGCGTCGCCAGCCTGCTGGGCCGGGCCGAGCAGCGCGGCAAGACGGTGGCGATGCTGATGATCGATCTCGATCACTTCAAGACGGTCAACGATCTCCACGGCCACGCCACCGGCGACGCGCTGCTGCGCGCCGTCGCTATCGCGATCGAGGAGCTGCTGCCGCCCAACGCCCAGATCGCCCGGCTGGGCGGCGACGAGTTCGCCTGCGCCTTCCTCTACGATGCGGTGCGCCCCGGCACCGTGGACATCGTCGCCGAGCGGATCGTCGCACGGCTGGCCATCCCGTTCGAGGCCGGCGGCGTCCGCGCCCACATCACCGGCTCGCTCGGCATCGCCCGATCGGATCAGGACTGCACCACCGGCGAGGCGCTGATGCGCCGGGCGGATATCGCGATGTATGCCGCCAAGAAGGCCGGCCGCAACCGGCTCGACTGGTTCGACCCGGCGATGGAGCGGGAACTGCACGCCCGCAACGCGATCGAGGCAGGCCTGCGCGCCGGCATCCCCAAGGGCGAGATCGTGCCCTATTACGAGCAGCAGATCGATCTCGTCACCGGCCGGATCAACGGCTTCGAGGTGCTGGCCCGCTGGGAGCACCCCACGCGCGGCCTGATCCCGCCCGACATGTTCATCCCCGTGGCCGAGGATGCCGGGCTGATCGGCGATCTCTCCCTCTCCGTGATGCGGCAGGCGTTCGAGGAGGCGCGCGGCTGGGATCAGGAGCTCACCCTCTCGGTCAACATCTCGCCCGCGCAGCTGAAGGACCCGTGGCTGGCGCAGAAGATCGTCAAGCTGCTCGTCGAAACCGGCTATCCGCCGCAGCGGCTGGAGATCGAGATCACCGAGACCTCGCTGTTCGAGAATCTCGGCCTCGCCCAGTCGATCGTCGGCAGCCTGAAGAACCAGGGCATCCGGCTGGCGCTCGACGATTTCGGCACCGGCTATTCCAGCCTCGCCCACCTGCGCGCGCTGCCATTCGACCGCATCAAGATCGACAAGAGCTTCGTCATGTCGATGGTCGACAATTCGGAGAGCGCGGCGATCGTCAACGCCATCACCAAGCTGGGCGACAGCCTGGGCCTGCCGATCACCGCCGAGGGCATCGAGGACGGGGCCATCGCCGAGCGGCTGAAGGCGATCGGCTGCCACAAGGGCCAGGGCTATCATTACGGCCACCCGATACCGATCACGCAGGTCCGCAAGCTGCTGGCCGACCGCTCCCTGCTGCCGAGCGGCCGCGCAGTGGCGGCGGAGCCGGCCCGGACCTTGCGGCGAACGGGCTGA
- the rplS gene encoding 50S ribosomal protein L19, translating to MNLIQTLEAEAIEKFKANKTLPEFRPGDTVKVGVRVVEGERTRVQNYEGVCIARANKGMGSSFTVRKISFGEGVERVFPLYSPNIDSIEVVRRGVVRRAKLYYLRGRTGKSARIAERRDTRPAAEAKEA from the coding sequence ATGAACCTCATCCAGACGCTCGAGGCCGAGGCCATCGAGAAGTTCAAGGCGAACAAGACCCTGCCGGAATTCCGTCCCGGCGACACGGTGAAGGTCGGCGTGCGCGTCGTCGAGGGCGAGCGCACCCGCGTGCAGAATTACGAGGGCGTGTGTATCGCCCGCGCGAACAAGGGCATGGGCAGCAGCTTCACCGTCCGCAAGATCTCGTTCGGCGAGGGTGTGGAGCGCGTGTTCCCGCTCTACTCGCCGAACATCGATTCGATCGAGGTCGTCCGCCGCGGCGTCGTGCGGCGCGCGAAGCTCTATTATCTGCGCGGCCGCACTGGCAAATCGGCCCGTATTGCGGAGCGGCGCGATACCCGCCCGGCCGCCGAGGCCAAGGAAGCGTAA
- the rimM gene encoding ribosome maturation factor RimM (Essential for efficient processing of 16S rRNA), whose protein sequence is MVTLAAVIGAHGVSGEVRLKLFTDDADNLRAYPAFEAGDRRLSLKTVRPGPNGAVARFAEIGDRTAAEALRGTALRVPRADLPPLAPGEYYHADLIGLACVATDGEALGHVVAVENFGAGDVIEVERPGGKRFMVPMSADAVPTWDETRLTVERGFIV, encoded by the coding sequence ATGGTGACGCTGGCGGCGGTGATCGGCGCGCATGGCGTATCGGGTGAGGTGCGGCTGAAGCTGTTCACCGACGATGCCGACAATCTGCGCGCCTATCCCGCCTTCGAGGCGGGCGACCGCCGCCTGAGCCTGAAGACCGTGCGGCCCGGACCGAACGGCGCCGTCGCCCGCTTCGCCGAGATCGGCGATCGCACGGCGGCGGAGGCGTTGCGCGGCACCGCCTTGCGGGTGCCGCGTGCCGACCTGCCGCCGCTGGCGCCGGGCGAATATTATCATGCCGACCTGATCGGCCTCGCCTGCGTGGCGACGGACGGCGAGGCGCTGGGCCATGTGGTGGCGGTCGAGAATTTCGGCGCCGGCGACGTGATCGAGGTCGAGCGGCCGGGCGGCAAGCGGTTCATGGTGCCGATGAGCGCCGATGCCGTGCCGACGTGGGACGAGACGCGGCTGACGGTGGAGCGCGGCTTCATCGTGTAG
- a CDS encoding DUF4142 domain-containing protein, protein MRKQSLVLATALLALTACNNRTAEQAGSDAAAAGASAGNAMEATGAAVANAADAITPAAIATPTAAEFVQKAAISDMYEMEAGKLAQKMSKSAAVTKFAGEMVKAHTETTAKLKAITAGDAALKPPAALDDAHQKLIADLKAAAPDKFDTLYVDQQTSAHSDALSLMKSYADGGDNAKLKAFAAETAPKVQMHLDMVKQIDHSGVPDAQAGNAGTRP, encoded by the coding sequence ATGAGAAAGCAAAGTCTTGTGCTGGCGACGGCGCTGCTCGCGCTTACCGCATGCAACAATCGCACCGCCGAGCAGGCGGGCAGCGACGCGGCCGCCGCCGGCGCCTCGGCCGGCAATGCGATGGAGGCCACCGGCGCCGCCGTCGCCAACGCCGCCGATGCGATCACCCCCGCCGCCATCGCGACGCCGACCGCCGCCGAGTTCGTGCAGAAGGCGGCGATCAGCGACATGTACGAGATGGAGGCTGGCAAGCTCGCGCAGAAGATGTCCAAGTCCGCCGCCGTCACCAAGTTCGCCGGCGAGATGGTGAAGGCGCATACGGAGACGACGGCCAAGCTGAAGGCGATCACCGCCGGAGACGCCGCGCTGAAGCCGCCGGCGGCACTGGACGACGCGCACCAGAAGCTGATCGCCGACCTGAAGGCGGCGGCGCCCGACAAGTTCGATACGCTCTACGTCGATCAGCAGACGTCGGCCCACTCGGACGCCCTGTCGCTCATGAAGAGCTATGCCGACGGCGGCGACAATGCGAAGCTCAAGGCGTTCGCCGCCGAAACCGCGCCGAAGGTGCAGATGCACCTCGATATGGTCAAGCAGATCGACCATTCTGGCGTGCCGGACGCCCAGGCCGGCAACGCCGGCACCCGGCCGTAA
- a CDS encoding metallophosphoesterase family protein — protein MRLAVLSDIHGNLPALEAVIANARARGADAFVNLGDSVSGPLWPRETAALLMALGWPTLAGNQDRQVVQEHLATMGASDRFARERLGPAQLAWLATLPSTLEYAADIFLCHGTPASDSAYLLEDVGEDGAYPAAPGAVAERLAGRRERLTLCGHSHLARLLWLADGRTVANPGSVGLPAYADPLPHWHVMESGTPRARYALVEDGAVDLLEADYDFAAASAKARAEGRGDWSFALATGRAR, from the coding sequence ATGCGTCTGGCCGTCCTCTCCGACATTCACGGCAACCTGCCCGCGCTGGAGGCGGTGATCGCCAATGCCCGCGCGCGCGGCGCCGATGCGTTCGTCAATCTCGGCGACAGCGTCTCCGGCCCGCTCTGGCCGCGCGAGACGGCGGCGCTGCTGATGGCGCTCGGCTGGCCGACCCTGGCGGGCAATCAGGATCGGCAGGTGGTGCAGGAGCATCTGGCCACGATGGGCGCCTCCGATCGGTTCGCGCGCGAGCGGCTGGGGCCGGCGCAACTCGCTTGGCTGGCGACGCTGCCATCGACGCTGGAGTATGCGGCGGACATCTTCCTCTGCCACGGCACGCCGGCCAGCGACTCTGCCTATCTGCTGGAGGATGTGGGCGAGGACGGCGCCTATCCGGCCGCGCCCGGCGCCGTGGCGGAGCGGCTGGCGGGGCGGCGCGAGCGGTTGACGCTCTGCGGCCACAGCCATCTCGCCCGTCTGCTCTGGCTGGCGGACGGCCGCACCGTCGCCAACCCCGGCAGCGTCGGCCTGCCGGCCTACGCCGATCCGCTGCCGCACTGGCACGTGATGGAGAGCGGCACGCCCCGCGCGCGCTACGCGCTGGTGGAGGATGGCGCGGTGGACCTGCTGGAGGCGGACTATGATTTCGCCGCCGCGTCCGCCAAGGCGCGCGCGGAGGGGCGGGGCGACTGGTCGTTCGCGCTCGCCACCGGCCGCGCGCGGTAG
- the rpsP gene encoding 30S ribosomal protein S16 — MSVAIRLARGGAKKRPYYRIVVANSRDARDGRFIEKIGTYNPLLAKDDEKRVVLDAERAKHWLSVGAQPTDRVARFLDAAGLKERSARSNPSKGKPGEKAVERAEEREKKAAAAAAAAAPAESADAEA, encoded by the coding sequence ATGTCCGTTGCAATCCGTCTCGCCCGCGGTGGCGCCAAGAAGCGTCCTTACTATCGCATCGTCGTCGCCAACTCCCGCGACGCGCGCGACGGCCGCTTCATCGAGAAGATCGGCACCTACAACCCGCTGCTCGCCAAGGATGACGAGAAGCGCGTGGTGCTGGATGCCGAACGCGCGAAGCATTGGCTGAGCGTCGGCGCGCAGCCGACCGATCGCGTCGCCCGCTTCCTGGACGCCGCCGGCCTGAAGGAGCGGTCCGCCCGCAGCAACCCGAGCAAGGGCAAGCCCGGCGAGAAGGCCGTTGAGCGCGCCGAGGAGCGCGAGAAGAAGGCCGCCGCCGCTGCGGCCGCCGCCGCGCCGGCCGAGAGCGCCGACGCCGAGGCGTGA
- the ffh gene encoding signal recognition particle protein, producing the protein MFESLSDRLGGVFDRLRGRGALNEADVRAALREVRIALLEADVALPVVRQFVDGVTEKAVGQSVLKSITPGQQVVKIVNDALVEMLGSDAADLELDVTPPAIVMMVGLQGSGKTTTTAKIAKRLTEKGRKKVLMASLDVNRPAAQEQLATLGTQTKVATLPIVQGQSPVDIARRALQAARLQGYDVLMLDTAGRLHVDQALMEEMKAVADIATPHEILLVVDALTGQDAVNVATSFSTQVALTGVVLTRMDGDARGGAALSMRAVTGKPIKFVGTGEKLDGLELFQPARVAGRILGMGDVVSLVERAAETIQVEEAEALAAKMAKGQFDMNDLRAQFNQMKRMGGLGALAGMLPGVKQVKQAMANGAGDDKMLVHLDAIIGSMTPKERAKPELLNAKRKIRIAKGSGTTVQEVNKLLKMHQEMANAMKKIRKMGGLKGLGAMLGKGGGLGGLLGGGGMPQLPPGAGGLPGLPGSGGPGGLPPGFNQFRKK; encoded by the coding sequence ATGTTCGAGAGCTTGAGCGATCGGCTGGGCGGCGTGTTCGACCGCCTGCGCGGCCGTGGCGCGCTGAACGAGGCGGACGTGCGCGCAGCGCTGCGCGAGGTGCGCATCGCGCTGCTGGAGGCCGACGTCGCGCTGCCGGTGGTGCGCCAGTTCGTCGACGGCGTGACCGAGAAGGCGGTCGGCCAGTCGGTGCTGAAATCAATCACGCCGGGCCAGCAGGTCGTCAAGATCGTCAACGACGCGCTGGTCGAGATGCTGGGATCGGACGCGGCCGATCTGGAGCTGGACGTCACCCCGCCGGCGATCGTGATGATGGTCGGCCTCCAGGGTTCCGGCAAGACGACGACGACGGCGAAGATCGCCAAGCGGCTCACCGAGAAGGGCCGCAAGAAGGTGCTGATGGCGTCGCTCGACGTCAATCGCCCGGCCGCGCAGGAGCAGCTGGCGACGCTCGGCACGCAGACCAAGGTCGCGACCCTGCCGATCGTGCAGGGGCAGTCGCCGGTCGACATCGCGCGGCGGGCGCTGCAGGCGGCCAGGCTGCAGGGCTATGACGTGCTGATGCTGGACACGGCCGGCCGCCTCCATGTCGACCAGGCGCTGATGGAGGAGATGAAGGCCGTCGCGGACATCGCGACGCCGCACGAGATCCTGCTCGTCGTCGATGCGCTGACCGGTCAGGACGCGGTGAACGTGGCGACCAGCTTCTCCACGCAGGTGGCGCTCACCGGCGTGGTGCTGACGCGCATGGATGGCGATGCCCGCGGCGGCGCTGCGCTCTCGATGCGCGCCGTTACCGGCAAGCCGATCAAGTTCGTCGGCACGGGCGAGAAGCTGGACGGGCTGGAGCTGTTCCAGCCGGCCCGCGTCGCCGGCCGCATCCTGGGCATGGGCGACGTCGTCAGCCTCGTCGAGCGGGCGGCCGAGACGATCCAGGTCGAGGAGGCGGAGGCGCTCGCCGCCAAGATGGCGAAGGGGCAGTTCGACATGAACGACCTGCGCGCCCAGTTCAACCAGATGAAGCGGATGGGCGGCCTGGGCGCGCTGGCGGGGATGCTGCCGGGCGTGAAGCAGGTGAAGCAGGCGATGGCGAACGGCGCGGGCGACGACAAGATGCTCGTCCACCTGGACGCGATCATCGGATCGATGACGCCCAAGGAGCGCGCCAAGCCCGAGCTGCTGAACGCCAAGCGCAAGATCCGCATCGCCAAGGGCAGCGGCACGACGGTGCAGGAGGTGAACAAGCTCCTGAAGATGCACCAGGAAATGGCCAACGCGATGAAGAAGATCCGCAAGATGGGCGGCCTGAAGGGGCTCGGCGCCATGCTCGGCAAGGGTGGCGGGCTGGGCGGCCTGCTCGGCGGCGGCGGGATGCCGCAGCTGCCGCCGGGGGCGGGTGGCCTGCCCGGGCTGCCCGGCAGCGGCGGCCCCGGCGGGTTGCCGCCAGGTTTCAACCAGTTCCGCAAGAAATAA
- the dapF gene encoding diaminopimelate epimerase: MALRFHKMHGLGNDFVVIDAREAAVALDAGRVRALADRRIGVGCDQLILIGPGRDTDVTMRIWNADGSEVSACGNATRCVPVLLGRDCTIETAAGILTATLAGDGATVDMGVPRFDWDAIPLAYAVDTMRLPTGWGPLDGPAAVNVGNPHLVFFTEDAYAIDLAAIGPEIETDPLFPERINVNVATIVARDHVTMRTWERGAGLTRACGTGACATFAAGRRLGRLDPAVRLDLPGGTLSLAEGAGGRLLMSGPATHVFTGETGL, from the coding sequence ATGGCGCTTCGCTTCCACAAGATGCACGGGCTCGGCAACGACTTCGTCGTGATCGACGCGCGCGAGGCGGCGGTGGCGCTGGATGCCGGCCGCGTCCGCGCGCTCGCCGACCGCCGCATCGGCGTCGGCTGCGACCAGCTGATCCTGATCGGCCCCGGCCGCGATACGGACGTGACGATGCGCATCTGGAACGCGGACGGATCGGAAGTGTCCGCCTGCGGCAACGCCACGCGATGCGTGCCCGTGCTGCTTGGCCGCGACTGCACGATCGAGACCGCCGCCGGCATCCTGACCGCCACCCTCGCCGGGGACGGCGCGACCGTCGACATGGGCGTTCCCCGGTTCGACTGGGATGCGATCCCGCTCGCATACGCGGTGGATACGATGCGGCTGCCCACCGGCTGGGGCCCGCTGGACGGGCCGGCGGCGGTGAACGTGGGCAATCCCCACCTCGTCTTCTTCACCGAGGACGCTTACGCGATCGATCTCGCCGCGATCGGCCCGGAGATCGAGACCGATCCGCTGTTCCCCGAGCGGATCAACGTCAACGTCGCCACCATCGTCGCCCGCGACCATGTGACGATGCGCACGTGGGAGCGGGGCGCCGGCCTCACCCGGGCGTGCGGCACCGGCGCCTGCGCCACCTTCGCGGCCGGCCGCCGGCTCGGCCGGCTCGACCCCGCCGTCCGGCTCGATCTGCCCGGCGGCACGCTGAGCCTCGCCGAGGGCGCGGGCGGCCGGCTGCTGATGAGCGGCCCGGCCACGCACGTCTTCACCGGCGAGACGGGCCTGTGA
- the mtaB gene encoding tRNA (N(6)-L-threonylcarbamoyladenosine(37)-C(2))-methylthiotransferase MtaB: MSGPQLITLGCRLNIADSEAMRAMAADQDDLVIVNTCAVTAEAVRQARKAVRRAHRERPDARILVTGCAAQIEPAAFAALAGVSRVLGTGDQKAAAFRFARPGAADIVVSDVFAVRQHAPHLATAFAEHARAFVGVQTGCDHRCTFCVIPQGRGASRSAPAGLVVDRIAALVDAGHAEVVLTGVDLTSYGADLPGAPTLAGLVERILRHVPALARLRLSSLDSIEIDERLFEVVTGEARIMPHLHLSLQSGDDMILKRMRRRHLRGEAVRMIARLKAARPEIAIGADLIAGFPTETPAMAANTLALIDDCDVVFGHVFPFSPRPFTPAARMPQVAPQVVRARAATLRAAAAARRARWLAGLAGTTQRVLVERDGRSGHAANFARVRLTAPCPPGAIAAIRISHVEDDSLIGCPA; the protein is encoded by the coding sequence GTGAGCGGGCCGCAGCTCATCACGCTCGGCTGCCGCCTCAACATCGCCGACAGCGAGGCGATGCGGGCGATGGCGGCGGATCAGGACGATCTCGTCATCGTCAACACGTGCGCCGTTACGGCGGAGGCGGTGCGGCAGGCGCGCAAGGCGGTGCGCCGCGCGCATCGCGAGCGGCCGGACGCGCGCATCCTCGTCACCGGCTGCGCCGCGCAGATCGAGCCGGCGGCGTTCGCCGCGCTGGCCGGCGTGTCGCGCGTGCTCGGCACCGGCGACCAGAAGGCCGCCGCCTTCCGCTTCGCCAGACCGGGCGCGGCCGACATCGTCGTGTCGGACGTGTTCGCCGTGCGCCAGCACGCGCCGCATCTCGCCACTGCCTTCGCCGAACATGCCCGCGCCTTCGTGGGCGTGCAGACCGGCTGCGATCACCGCTGCACCTTCTGCGTGATCCCGCAGGGGCGCGGCGCCAGCCGCTCGGCGCCCGCCGGGCTGGTGGTGGATCGCATCGCCGCGCTCGTCGATGCCGGCCATGCCGAGGTGGTGCTGACCGGCGTCGATCTCACCAGCTACGGCGCGGACCTGCCCGGCGCGCCGACCCTGGCCGGCCTGGTCGAGCGGATCCTGCGGCACGTGCCGGCGCTCGCCCGGCTGCGGCTCTCCTCGCTCGATTCGATCGAGATCGACGAGCGGCTGTTCGAGGTGGTGACGGGCGAGGCGCGGATCATGCCGCACCTCCATCTGTCCCTTCAGTCGGGCGACGACATGATCCTGAAGCGGATGCGGCGCCGCCACCTGCGTGGCGAGGCGGTGCGGATGATCGCGCGGCTGAAGGCGGCGCGGCCGGAGATCGCGATCGGCGCGGACCTGATCGCCGGCTTTCCTACCGAAACCCCGGCGATGGCGGCGAACACGCTGGCGCTGATCGACGATTGCGACGTGGTGTTCGGCCACGTCTTCCCCTTCTCGCCGCGCCCCTTCACGCCGGCCGCGCGCATGCCACAGGTGGCGCCGCAGGTGGTTCGCGCCCGCGCCGCCACGCTGCGTGCCGCCGCCGCCGCCCGGCGCGCGCGCTGGCTGGCGGGCCTCGCCGGCACCACGCAGCGGGTGCTGGTGGAGCGGGACGGCCGATCCGGCCACGCCGCCAACTTCGCCCGCGTGCGCCTGACAGCGCCGTGCCCGCCCGGCGCGATCGCCGCCATCCGCATCTCCCACGTCGAGGACGATAGCTTGATCGGTTGCCCCGCATGA
- the trmD gene encoding tRNA (guanosine(37)-N1)-methyltransferase TrmD — protein MSFAATILTLYPEMFPGPLGHSLAGRALAEGRWCCRPVQIRDYATDRHRSVDDTPAGGGAGMVMRADILARAVDDAAAQAPGVPLLAMSPRGRPLGQARVRDLAAGPGAIILCGRFEGIDERLFEARAIEPVSIGDYILSGGEMAALTLLDACIRLLPGVMGAAHSGDDESFETGLLEYPHYTRPREWEGRTIPEVLRSGDHAAIQAWRKARAQDDTRLRRPDLWERHEGARVQSPSGARRQKE, from the coding sequence ATGAGCTTTGCCGCGACGATCCTGACGCTCTATCCGGAGATGTTCCCCGGCCCGCTGGGCCACAGCCTTGCCGGCCGGGCGCTGGCCGAGGGGCGCTGGTGCTGCCGGCCGGTGCAGATCCGCGACTATGCGACCGACCGCCACCGCAGCGTGGACGATACGCCGGCCGGCGGCGGCGCGGGCATGGTGATGCGCGCCGATATCCTGGCGCGGGCGGTGGACGATGCGGCCGCACAGGCCCCCGGCGTGCCGCTGCTGGCGATGAGCCCGCGCGGGCGTCCGCTCGGCCAGGCGCGGGTGCGCGATCTGGCGGCGGGGCCGGGCGCGATCATCCTGTGCGGCCGGTTCGAGGGCATCGACGAGCGCCTGTTCGAGGCGCGCGCGATCGAGCCGGTGTCGATCGGCGACTATATCCTCTCGGGCGGGGAGATGGCGGCGCTGACCCTGCTGGACGCTTGCATCCGGCTGCTGCCCGGCGTAATGGGCGCGGCGCATAGCGGGGATGACGAGAGCTTCGAGACGGGGCTGCTCGAATATCCCCATTATACCAGACCGCGTGAGTGGGAAGGGCGCACGATCCCCGAAGTGCTGCGATCGGGGGATCATGCGGCGATCCAGGCATGGCGCAAGGCCCGTGCCCAGGACGATACACGGCTAAGGCGGCCGGATCTTTGGGAGCGCCATGAGGGCGCTCGGGTCCAGTCGCCCTCTGGCGCGCGGCGACAGAAGGAGTGA
- a CDS encoding alpha/beta fold hydrolase, producing MASAPTDLPVHRFAARDGTDLAYRVAGPDGGRPLVLIHGYFSNAFTNWIRYGHAALLAAAGHRVIMPDLRGHGDSARPHDAAAYPPDVLADDGAALVAHLGLGPDHDLAGYSLGGRTVLRMLAAGARPRRAVLCGMGLDGILDTQGRGAYFRHVLTNLGSFARGTSEWMTEAFLKTTKGDPQALLHILATFVDTPAATLATLDVPMLVVTGAEDDDNGSGRALAAALPDAGFEEIPGNHMSAVTRPELGRAIADFLAG from the coding sequence TTGGCAAGCGCCCCGACTGACCTGCCGGTTCACCGCTTCGCAGCGCGCGACGGCACCGATCTCGCCTATCGCGTCGCCGGGCCGGACGGCGGCAGGCCGCTGGTGCTGATCCACGGCTATTTCTCCAACGCGTTCACCAACTGGATCCGCTACGGCCACGCCGCTTTGCTGGCGGCGGCCGGCCACCGCGTGATCATGCCGGACCTGCGCGGGCATGGCGACAGCGCCCGCCCGCACGATGCCGCCGCCTACCCGCCGGACGTGCTGGCGGACGACGGCGCCGCGCTGGTGGCGCATCTCGGCCTCGGCCCGGATCACGATCTCGCCGGCTACTCGCTGGGCGGGCGCACGGTGCTGCGGATGCTGGCGGCCGGCGCCCGCCCGCGCCGCGCCGTGCTGTGCGGCATGGGGCTGGACGGCATCCTCGATACGCAGGGGCGCGGCGCCTATTTCCGCCACGTGCTGACGAACCTCGGCAGCTTCGCACGCGGCACGTCCGAGTGGATGACGGAGGCGTTCCTCAAGACCACCAAGGGCGATCCGCAGGCGCTGCTGCACATCCTGGCCACCTTCGTCGATACGCCGGCCGCGACGCTGGCGACGCTGGACGTGCCGATGCTGGTCGTCACCGGCGCGGAGGACGACGACAACGGATCGGGCCGGGCGCTGGCGGCGGCGCTGCCGGATGCGGGCTTCGAGGAAATACCCGGCAACCACATGAGCGCCGTCACCCGGCCGGAACTGGGCCGGGCGATCGCCGACTTCCTGGCCGGCTGA
- a CDS encoding aspartate-semialdehyde dehydrogenase, translated as MGYRVVVAGATGNVGREMLNILAEREFPIDQLAVLASSRSTGDEVDFGETGRKHKIQNIEYFDWAGWDIALFAIGSEATKKYAPIAAAAGCTVIDNSSLYRMDPDVPLIVPEVNPEAIDGYKARNIIANPNCSTAQMVVALKPLHDAGKITRVVVSTYQSVSGAGKAGMDELFEQSRNIFVGDPAEPKKFTKQIAFNVIPHIDSFLDDGYTKEEWKMVVETKKILDPKIKVTATCVRVPVFVGHSEAINIEMENELSAEDAQNILREAPGVMLIDKREDGGYVTPIECVGEFATFVSRVREDPTVENGLALWCVSDNLRKGAALNAVQIAELLGRRHLKKG; from the coding sequence ATGGGCTATCGTGTCGTCGTCGCAGGGGCCACCGGGAATGTCGGCCGCGAGATGCTGAACATCCTTGCCGAGCGTGAATTTCCGATCGATCAGCTGGCCGTGCTCGCCTCCTCGCGCAGCACCGGCGACGAGGTCGACTTCGGCGAGACCGGCCGCAAGCACAAGATCCAGAACATCGAATATTTCGACTGGGCGGGCTGGGACATCGCGCTGTTCGCGATCGGATCGGAAGCGACGAAGAAATATGCGCCGATCGCCGCTGCCGCCGGCTGCACGGTGATCGACAACAGCTCGCTCTACCGGATGGACCCGGACGTGCCGCTGATCGTGCCGGAGGTGAACCCGGAGGCGATCGACGGGTACAAGGCGCGCAACATCATCGCCAACCCGAACTGCTCCACCGCGCAGATGGTGGTGGCGCTGAAGCCGCTGCACGATGCGGGAAAGATCACCCGCGTGGTCGTCTCTACCTACCAGTCCGTCTCCGGCGCGGGCAAGGCGGGCATGGACGAACTGTTCGAGCAGAGCCGCAACATCTTCGTCGGCGATCCGGCCGAGCCGAAGAAGTTCACCAAGCAGATCGCCTTCAACGTGATCCCGCACATCGACAGCTTCCTGGACGACGGCTACACGAAGGAAGAGTGGAAGATGGTGGTCGAGACCAAGAAGATCCTCGATCCCAAGATCAAGGTGACGGCCACCTGCGTGCGGGTGCCGGTGTTCGTCGGCCATTCCGAGGCGATCAACATCGAAATGGAGAATGAGCTCTCCGCCGAGGACGCGCAGAACATTCTGCGCGAGGCGCCCGGCGTGATGCTGATCGACAAGCGCGAGGACGGCGGTTACGTGACGCCGATCGAGTGCGTCGGCGAGTTCGCCACCTTCGTCAGCCGCGTGCGCGAGGATCCCACCGTGGAGAACGGCCTCGCGCTCTGGTGCGTGTCCGACAATCTGCGCAAGGGCGCGGCGCTGAACGCCGTTCAGATCGCCGAGCTGCTGGGCCGGCGGCACCTGAAGAAGGGCTGA